The following proteins are encoded in a genomic region of Schistocerca serialis cubense isolate TAMUIC-IGC-003099 chromosome 9, iqSchSeri2.2, whole genome shotgun sequence:
- the LOC126419721 gene encoding homeobox protein Hox-D9-like gives MILSSSEKAIVGGRQPPAAAYAGWAGPAVFAPRLCGRRGAARYLLLALGGGGGGGGGGGGGGGRPGQPRAPQSRSDRAAAATCSERCVPRLPASVASASASTCRCSAADPGPGRHPLLTSARGGRLMAAADMQRDTNLATDPAQAGRINQNVLIPPSPVNQRLVACVVYWAK, from the exons GCAGCCTCCAGCTGCAGCATACGCTGGCTGGGCCGGCCCTGCCGTGTTTGCGCCTCGGCTGTGCGGGCGTCGCGGCGCTGCGCGGTACCTGTTGCTCGCGCtaggtggaggcggcggcggcggcggcggcggcggcggcggcggcggccggccggGCCAGCCACGGGCGCCTCAGTCGCGCTCCGACCGCGCTGCCGCCGCCACGTGTAGCGAGCGCTGCGTGCCGCGTCTTCCCGCGAGTGTCGCGTCTGCGTCTGCGTCTACCTGCCGCTGCTCAGCAGCCGACCCGGGGCCCGGGCGCCACCCGCTGCTGACGTCAGCTCGAGGCGGCCGTCTC ATGGCGGCAGCTGATATGCAGCGTGACACCAATTTAGCTACTGACCCAGCCCAAGCTGGTCGAATCAACCAGAACGTACTCATCCCTCCATCTCCAGTCAACCAGCGGCTGGTGGCGTGTGTGGTATACTGGGCAAAATGA